In Oncorhynchus nerka isolate Pitt River linkage group LG21, Oner_Uvic_2.0, whole genome shotgun sequence, the genomic window CTATCTGCATACAGTAGGCATGATTAATCATCCATGTTGTGTGTCTATCTGCATACAGTAGGCATGATTAATCATCCATGTTGTGTGTCTATCTGCATACAGTAGGCATGATTAATCATCCATGTTGTGTGTCTATCTGCATACAGTAGGCATGATTAATCATCCATGTTGTGTGTCTCAGACAGTCATAATAAGAGTATAATATCATATTGTTTGTCGTCTCAGACAGTCATAATAAGAGTATAATATCTCCTGTTGATGTTGACAGAACGAGCCACCAGCGCCGCGCTGCATGCAGAGGACTGGGCCCTTAACATGGAGATATGTGACATCATCAACGAGACCGACGAAGGGTAACTATGGATGGCGTCACATAGGCCATTTTGTTTTCTATGGTGTTTTTATTGATGACTGTTTTTTTGTACTGCGTCATTTTCGATGTCAAACAGTTAACGATACTGATAATATGATAACAATAAATACAGTCTTTCTGGGAATTGATGCTGGAAGTGCGTATGTGTGGTTTTCCTCCCTAGACCCAAAGATGCAGTTAGAGCCATAAAGAAGAGGATTGTTGGTAATAAGAGCTTCAGGGAGATCATGTTGGCTCTGACAGTGAGTATTATTTCAGGTCTTTCTATTCCATTTTCTGAGGATTGGAGTTCTCTTGATGGGGAATGTTGAATCATCTGGGTCTCTCACTGGGGACTCCCGAGACGGGAACTGAGTGACTTCAGGGAGTGACTGAACTAAatggggttatatacagtacatgctgCTCAGTGTGTTCCTTGCAGTGTGTGTATTCTCAGTTGTTCCTCCTTTAGGTTCTGGAGGCATGTGTAAAGAACTGTGGCCACCGGTTCCATGTTCTAGTGGCGTCCCAGGACTTTGTGGAGGGGGTTCTGGTCCGAGCCATCCTGCCCAAGAACAACCCTCCCACCACCCTGCACGACCGGGTGCTGAGCCTCATACAGGTGGGTTGCATCTCACAGGTAGAGTCTGAAATGGCATCCTTTTCCCTATGTATATAGTGCACCACGTTTTGGGCTCTggtgaatagggggccatttctGACGATCCATTTGGATCATATACCGGCACTGTACAACTCCGCTGTTTATTGACTGTTGATTTAGCTTGGACATGATCCCACTATTGCAAGGCTGTAGAGTCCCTTGTTATAGGCTATGATGGGGTTAATGCAGTGATTTAATTATCACGTCAATCGTCTATGGTCATTCATACATAATGTAAAGTCATTGATCAATGAGAGATGATGGAGAAATTTGTTGGAATGACAACATTCATTACAAACTTGGAGCTTGATGGTGGACAAATGCACGTTCTCTCTGTTCATTCATAAAGTATCTTCTTTTGCTCCTCCCCTCTCAAACTCTAttccactctccatctctctcactctctgtctctatcgctctgtttctctctgtctgtctctcaggcgTGGGCCGATGCGTTCCGtagctctccctctctgggaggtGTGGTCTGTGTGTACGAGGATCTGAGGAGGCGGGGCCTGGAGTTCCCTATGACCGACCTGGACGCCCTCTCCCCCATCCACACCCCCCTCAGGGTAAGGCTCATAGAGATGCTATAATTTACTGGTGATTTGTTATGTAATCCTATGGTGAACTTTGACCTTCCATGTCTGTTATCTCTGAATAGATCACTTTttatcttacacacacacaccgccatccCACTAAACATACTCTTTACTATGCTGAGGTTCCGATAGCTCTGTTGGTTGGAGCATGGTGTTTGCATTTCTGCATGAGCCACGTGTGTGCTGTTTTGGATCAGATCATGTGCTAATTGGCTGTATTATTACGTGGCTCTCTTTCTGTTGTTTCCTAGAGCATTCCAGAGAACGACTCCTCTGTTACAGTGCCAGCTCCACCACCTCAGAGTCAGACTCCCCGTGGCCTTGCTGCCTCGTCCCCTACCCAGGCTGCACTGACTGCCGTGCCCCCGCAACTCAGCGATGgacccatctccatctctcctgaaCAGGTACTGAATAGATCATAAACGCATGACCCTTTTGATATTGTGGTAATACTCATGTACACACAGTGTGAGTAAATACTAGCTACAGTTAAACATTGGTTAACTGTGTTTAAAGTGTTGGTTCTGTTTAAGACCACTTTTGACTAATCTCTTCAAATTGTTGTGAAACGTGCCTAGGGGAAACGTCTGTACGTACCATCATGGTTAAAGTGGTAATGACGACGACTCCGTAGCCTCTATGATTCTTTGCCTCCTCTCCTCATGTCTTTCCCCAAAGCCTCATTTGAGAGAGCATTGACAAAGAGCCTAAGGATGCTACTGTTGATGACCTTTCAGGCCCAGAAGCTGAGAGTTGACCTGGCTCTGGTCAGGGGGAACCTGACTGTGATGACTGAGATGTTGAACCAGTTGACGCCTGGACAGAGCCCGCAGGAGGACTCGGAGCTACTGCAggtctgtctgcatgtctttcTTCCTCCCCTGCGAGAGCTCCATTTCTTCTTGCGTTCTCTTTCGCTGTTTATTGCCTTCATGTATTCAAATGCGCCTCTGTCATATATTCTGTATTCATATATTCAGTGTTATCAGGTAGTGAATCCTGGATGTTCTCTGACCCACCCCCATCTGCtgcactctctttttctctctcttcctccctctaacCCCCCTCCCGCCCaaccaaatccaaatcaaatcaaattttatttgtcacatacacatggttagcagatgttaatgcgagtgtagcgaaatgcttgtgcttctagttccgacaatgcagtgataaccaacaagtaatctaactaacaattccaaaactactgtcttatacacagtgtaaggggataaggaatatgtacataaggatatatgaatgagtgatggtacagagcagcatacagtagatggtatcgagtacagtatatacatatgagatgagtatgtagacaaagtaaacaaagtggcatagttaaagtggctagtgacataaggatgcagtcgatgatctagagtacagtatatacgtatgcatatgagatgaataatgtagggtaagtaacattatataaggtagcattgtttaaagtggctagtgatatatttacatcatttcccatcaattcccattattaaagtggctggagttgggtcagtgtcaatgacagtgtgttggcagcagccactcaatgttagtggtggctgtttaacagtctgatggccttgagatagaagctgtttttcagtctctcggtcccagctttgatgcacctgtactgacctcgccttctggatgatagcggggtgagcaagcagtggttcgggtggttgatgtccttgatgatctttatggccttcctgtaacatcgggtggtgtaggtgtcctggagggcgggtagtttgcccccggtgatgcgttgtgcagacctcactaccctctggagagccttacggttgagggcggagcagttgccgtaccaggcggtgatacagcccgccaggatgctctcgattgtgcatctgtagaagtttgtgagtgcttttggtgacaagccgaatttcttcagcctcctgaggttgaagaggcgctgctgcgccttcttcacgacgctgtcagtgtgagtggaccaattcagtttgtctgtgatgtgtatgccgaggaacttgaaacttgctaccctctccactactgatccatcgatgtggataggggggtgttccctctgctgtttcctgaagtccacaatcatctccttagttttgttgacgttgagtgtgaggttattttcctgacaccacactccgagggccctcacctcctccctgtaggccgtctcgtcgttgttggtaatcaagcctaccactgttgtgtcgtccgcaaacttgatgattgagttggaggcgtgcgtggccacgcagtcgtgggtgaacagggagtacaggagagggctcagaacgcacccttgtggggcccccgtgttgaggatcagcggggaggagatgttgttgcctaccctcaccacctgggggcggcccgtcaggaagtccagtacccagttgcacagggcggggtcgagacccagggtctcgagcttgatgacgagcttggagggtactatggtgttgaatgccgagctgtaacCCCCTCTGTTTGTGTGAGCAGCAGTTGTACCAGGTGTGCAGGGAGATGCAGAGCCGTGTGGTGGAGCTGATCCCCAGGCTGCTGGACGAGGGCCTCATAGAGGAGCTGCTGGTCGTCAACGATGACTTAAACAATGCCTTCCTCCGCTACGACAGGTAAGGCGTGGACACACAaacacgctcgcacacacacacaccagacttgGGTTACTTATGttctgtgtatttgagtatttaaaaaaataatgtgGCTCGAATCAACTACTTCTCTTTGAAGTAATTGAAGgtattttcaaatacttattttgAATACTATTTTCAAATACCTGTGTTAAATGCATGGGATTGTATTTGAGTCAGAGAACTACTGTATATTAGTATTTTCAAATGCATGCCAATACTTTCTAAGTGTGTTTCCAAATGCTGTACATTCCAATATTCAACTACTTGTCTTTTCAAATATCTAGGTACTTACTTCCAAATATCTTTGAAAAGAATTGAAATAAcctaaatagtatttgaacctaggtttgacacacacacacatactcggCTACTTGCAGTCAGAAAGACATTGAAAATGAGGCACATGTATTACACAGTACATAGTGTCCATGTTCTGAAGTCtgtactttctctttttctcccatGTTGTTTAGGTTTGACAGACTCAATAAGGCCCAGAGAACAGCTACAGAGCAGGTACAGTCATCTTTCACctttttgtttttgtgttttaCATCTAGTTCAGTAGGGCACAATGTTCAGACATAAATATATTCTGCTGACCAGACGTGCCTCACTGACGTGTACAGTAAGCAGTCATTTCAGCTCTCTTTAATTGCAACGTTCAATACGCAGCACCATCAAGAACACGACCCAATGTATCCTCTCCCTCTGCCCTATAGCAGACTCCTGCCAGGGCGGCCAACCTCATTGACCTCAGCCCTGTGCCCCAGTCCCTCAGCCAACCAGCAACCACCTCTGTGGCCGCCAGCCAACCCGCATTCAGCGCTCCCTCCAATCAGAGGCAGGCAGCCAACCACAGTGAGTGGCATCTGTTTTGCATTAAAACTCAAGGCCGGTCGGACTCCATTTCTTAGTCTTAATCTCTCAgaccctagatcagcactcctactctgaggccGTGGTCATTGAATAAGAGAAGGTGATGTTGGTTTCTGTCTCACAGCCTGTCTCTGTGCGTCAGGTGCACCAGAGGAGGATGAGTTTGACATGTTTGCCCAGACCAGGGGCAGCTCTCTGGCCGATCAGAGGAAGAGGTGAGACACCTTCACTGTGGCGCTGTAGGGTGTTCTATCAGTATACAAATATCAAAACACACCGAAGAAATGTACACCAAAGACTACTGTTATACATATTATGGTATGTAGTCCACAGGAGGTTGGtaggcaccttaattggggaggacaggctcgtggtaatgacttgagtggaatggtatcaaacacatggattccatttgctccgttccagccattattataagccgtcctcccctcagcagcctccactgatgtagtcttgtgtgtgtccagtatgcGGTACGAGGACCCAGGAGCAGTGGAAGGACTGGCTGGAGCCCTGGACACCAGGTTACAGGTCACTGGAGCGGTAATGTTTCTCATTCATTATCTACGGTCAACATAGCATATCCTACAGAAAGCACAgggtaggatatatatatatatatatataaatactgaCTTAAAGGCCTTCAATTTACTGTTGATTTACATTCTGAATCATACTGTTATTGCCAGCAATAAGGGTGTAACTTTCCGGAAGGGACTGTTTCGATGCAGACAACAGCAATGAGCCAATGTCCAACACACAGTCCCAGTTATATAACAGTTAAGGAGTGACTCTATTAGCGGTGATTCAGAAATGGGTTTGAATGAAAACATGCATTCACACACTGAGGCCCTGAGGACTAGACCCCGCTAGAAACATCTGCCTTGTGCCGTTCTACTAAGACTCAaacctccctctgtttcctttCTACCCTTCTTCTTtgttctgtttctctccctccccctcagatTCCTTCGTCTAAGCCTGGCCCTAAGAACTCCACCCTGGGAGACATTGACAGATGGCTGTCTGCGGACACAGAAACGGTAAGACAGTGACGTTTTAATGTGGTGTGTTTTCTTGACGTTTCAACAAACATGAATGGTTTGCCATGAGTTGCTACGTACTTGTTTCATGTTACAGCAACCAGAGGCTGGGGACAGGGAAGGGCTGACCAGTGAGGGTAAGTCTTTTTTTTTCCATCCCTTTTTAACCATCATCATTGCCAAGATCCTATTTCAGCCTGTGCCAGTAGAAATCAGTGTTGCAAAATACCCACACCAttaactctctcactctctctccttctccctctcagaGTTTGACAAGTTTCTGGAGGAAAGGGCGAAGGTGGCCGACCACATTCCCTCAACACACAGCCTGCCCCCCGTCTCGTCCAGGCCCCCGCCTCAATCCGCCCGGCCACAGGAGAGGTCCCATGACCAGCTTTTCTCACTCTGAGAGAACGCGCAGCACAGGTGGACTCACAGGTGGACACGTAGTCCTAGCCAACACAGGATGAATACGCACAGTGCCTTGCTACCTTTTTAATCATAGTGTTTCTACTTTCAAATGAAGATGTTTTTCAGTCTTCACTTTGTGCTGTTGCTGTAGTTAAAGTTTATGACATGATGACAATCGGTTATGCTGTGGTGGCACTTTACTTTACCTTatcaatgtgtgtatatatatatatatatcacctgAGTATGCGTgcttggttacacacacacacaccgcatggTGGTATTTTTTATTgagtctttatttaactaggcaagtcagttaagaacaaattcttattttcaatgactgcctacaccggCCTAACCCGGACTCCCAATcatagccggttgtgatacagtctggattcgaaccagggggtctagtgacacctctagtgctgagatgcagtgccttagaccgctgcgccactcgggagcccccacTCGGGTATCACATCATTCAAAGCCTATACACTgagggtacaaaacattaagaacaccttcctaatattaaccCCCCTCAGAACAGCGCCAATTTGTCTGGGCATGGACTcttcaaggtgttgaaagcgttcaacagggatgctggcccatgttgactccaatgcttcccacagttgtgttaagttgggtggtagaccattgatacacacaggaaactgttgagcatgaaaaaccaagtgttgcagttcttgacatactcaaaccgatgtgtcttgcccattcaccctctgaatggcacacaaacacaatccatgtctcagttgtctcaaggcttaaaaacccttctttaacctgtctcctccccttcatctacactgattgaaagtgggtttaacaagtgacctcaataagggatcatagctttcacctggattcacctggtcagtctgtgatggaaagagcaggtgttcttaatgttttgtccactcggcACAGACTTGTAAATATACACTATCTAGATTTCCTGAATACTGAGACCAGTTGAATCAATGCAGAAAGCAATATCAACCTTTAATGGAGATTCACACTTAATTCTAATTCTGAAGTGCAGTATATGAACTATGTGAACtgtgtattttatatatatatatatatatatatataatgaagcCTAGTATTatgaatgaaaataaaataaattgataTTTGAAAACAATAGTacagtattattatttattatagtgAAACCTCAGTCTTGATACGGTATGTTGTTGTGGCTTTGACCATGAGGTGATTCCAGTAACCGTAAATGAAAGGGGCTCTTGTCCTGGCGAACATATTTGGTCTGGGCTGCCAGTTTGTTATGTTTCAGTCTCTGAGACTCAGGGTGAGCCACACGCTGCAGATACTAGTTATGTTTGACGTAGCGGGAGCTTGTGTGATTATGACCTCTCCTGACCACAGGGTTTCTCTCCTGTTCCTAGTAGCCTACTGGAGCTACATACATGGGATGGTATGAGGAATTATCAACTGTTTCCAGTACTGTAAGGCCGTTGTGATAAAATGAAGGTCAACAAGGCCTTTCCACCACGCTTCTCACCACTGCAAACCATCCCCACTCTAGCattgtctctctcctttcctgcCTGTGGTGTTTCAGCACGAGGTCTTTGACTGAGTGATCATACCAGAGAGAGACGGTGTGGACAGTATCGCCTGTTCCAGCCATAGCTGATAAAATCCCTGTTGTTCAGGTGATAAGAGAGACTCCTCCCAGCTCCTACTTTATTGACATCAGCTCTATTTGTGTATTATTGTGTCCCTGTTCAAGGATGTGTGCACTGATACACTGACTGTGTGGGTTCATGACTCCAAAACAACCATGTATTATGAGAGGAAGATGGATAAACCACATTAGACTTGCTAGTGGACAGGAGCCAGTGAAGTGGGACTGTCCTTTGTACCTAATTGAGTCAATGCCCTAGGCCTACTACAACTGTGCTTGACTTCACTTTAGACATCCATTCTTTGGAAAATGGATGTATTGATCAATTGGTTAAGGAGCGTTTTACTGTGCTGGACATATCTGGTTGTCTTTCTCACCAGGGCAACTTCAATGATTCCCAACCAGGAGCAGGTGCGCAGTGAAACCCCTATGGGCCAAAAGGACACAGATTTCGATGATGTATCCTTTCTACGGACCAAATCAAGTAGTTTCGTATCTTCCTCGCAGCCGATTCGGCCATATTCACTCTCGGTGAATGAGGGGGATTACCATTACGCTCCGAAACCCAAACACCTGCGGCACAACTGGCTCCTGCGCATTTTGGGCTCGTCTTTTGATCCGTTCTGGATGTCCATAGAACGCCCAGCCGAAGCAAGGGTCGACACCGATGAGTCTGGTGGTCAAACTGCGTCTCGTGGTGACCCGCCCGCGTATCCCGCCTTTACAAACTACACCACTAAGGAGGGGTTCAACTTCGGCGCGTCTCCAGAGCTGACCGAGGGTGCAGCGCGCTACCAACGAAAACTACAAAACGACGCAGAGGATTTGAACTTGAGTGAACTTCCTGCAGACGTTGCCAGGACTCTGCGTGACTGGCTGGTCCGCTCGGCCACCTGTGGAATGCGCTACCAGTGGGTAAAATTAGCTCCAGTGTTCTGGCCCCGCTGGTTACGCCACACCGATTGCGAAAAATCTGTTGGCTCGCGGAGTTGCTCTTTCCCCAGTGGGATGGCATGCCGGCAGGCCCAAACCACACAGATAAAGATACTGGCCTGGCACTGCTGGAGCAGCGAAGAGAGAGGCGGGGATGGGTTAAGAGAGATGGCCGGGATCGACAGGGGGACTGTGGTGGTGGGGACAGGTGTTGCAGGCAGAAAGTGTTTGTGGAGGCAGGTGCCTTATCCTGTGGTTACAGCGTGTAAATGTTCATGCAAATAGTTTTATTTGATCACTGTTAATCACGAACATGTAACCTATTTGGGGTTGGCCTACATTCAGGAGAGAATTTATTTAAACATCTGATTGTCAATGTAGGCTTACGACAATTTGTTTTGCAATTTATTATCAAGTATTGTTTGTCCAGCCTTA contains:
- the LOC115120706 gene encoding target of Myb1 membrane trafficking protein-like isoform X1; this encodes MEFLIGSPFSSPVGQRIERATSAALHAEDWALNMEICDIINETDEGPKDAVRAIKKRIVGNKSFREIMLALTVLEACVKNCGHRFHVLVASQDFVEGVLVRAILPKNNPPTTLHDRVLSLIQAWADAFRSSPSLGGVVCVYEDLRRRGLEFPMTDLDALSPIHTPLRSIPENDSSVTVPAPPPQSQTPRGLAASSPTQAALTAVPPQLSDGPISISPEQAQKLRVDLALVRGNLTVMTEMLNQLTPGQSPQEDSELLQQLYQVCREMQSRVVELIPRLLDEGLIEELLVVNDDLNNAFLRYDRFDRLNKAQRTATEQTPARAANLIDLSPVPQSLSQPATTSVAASQPAFSAPSNQRQAANHTCLCASGAPEEDEFDMFAQTRGSSLADQRKSMRYEDPGAVEGLAGALDTRLQVTGAIPSSKPGPKNSTLGDIDRWLSADTETQPEAGDREGLTSEEFDKFLEERAKVADHIPSTHSLPPVSSRPPPQSARPQERSHDQLFSL
- the LOC115120706 gene encoding target of Myb1 membrane trafficking protein-like isoform X2 translates to MEFLIGSPFSSPVGQRIERATSAALHAEDWALNMEICDIINETDEGPKDAVRAIKKRIVGNKSFREIMLALTVLEACVKNCGHRFHVLVASQDFVEGVLVRAILPKNNPPTTLHDRVLSLIQAWADAFRSSPSLGGVVCVYEDLRRRGLEFPMTDLDALSPIHTPLRSIPENDSSVTVPAPPPQSQTPRGLAASSPTQAALTAVPPQLSDGPISISPEQAQKLRVDLALVRGNLTVMTEMLNQLTPGQSPQEDSELLQQLYQVCREMQSRVVELIPRLLDEGLIEELLVVNDDLNNAFLRYDRFDRLNKAQRTATEQQTPARAANLIDLSPVPQSLSQPATTSVAASQPAFSAPSNQRQAANHSAPEEDEFDMFAQTRGSSLADQRKSMRYEDPGAVEGLAGALDTRLQVTGAIPSSKPGPKNSTLGDIDRWLSADTETQPEAGDREGLTSEEFDKFLEERAKVADHIPSTHSLPPVSSRPPPQSARPQERSHDQLFSL
- the LOC115120706 gene encoding target of Myb1 membrane trafficking protein-like isoform X3 produces the protein MEFLIGSPFSSPVGQRIERATSAALHAEDWALNMEICDIINETDEGPKDAVRAIKKRIVGNKSFREIMLALTVLEACVKNCGHRFHVLVASQDFVEGVLVRAILPKNNPPTTLHDRVLSLIQAWADAFRSSPSLGGVVCVYEDLRRRGLEFPMTDLDALSPIHTPLRSIPENDSSVTVPAPPPQSQTPRGLAASSPTQAALTAVPPQLSDGPISISPEQAQKLRVDLALVRGNLTVMTEMLNQLTPGQSPQEDSELLQQLYQVCREMQSRVVELIPRLLDEGLIEELLVVNDDLNNAFLRYDRFDRLNKAQRTATEQTPARAANLIDLSPVPQSLSQPATTSVAASQPAFSAPSNQRQAANHSAPEEDEFDMFAQTRGSSLADQRKSMRYEDPGAVEGLAGALDTRLQVTGAIPSSKPGPKNSTLGDIDRWLSADTETQPEAGDREGLTSEEFDKFLEERAKVADHIPSTHSLPPVSSRPPPQSARPQERSHDQLFSL
- the LOC115120706 gene encoding target of Myb1 membrane trafficking protein-like isoform X6; protein product: MEFLIGSPFSSPVGQRIERATSAALHAEDWALNMEICDIINETDEGPKDAVRAIKKRIVGNKSFREIMLALTVLEACVKNCGHRFHVLVASQDFVEGVLVRAILPKNNPPTTLHDRVLSLIQAWADAFRSSPSLGGVVCVYEDLRRRGLEFPMTDLDALSPIHTPLRSIPENDSSVTVPAPPPQSQTPRGLAASSPTQAALTAVPPQLSDGPISISPEQAQKLRVDLALVRGNLTVMTEMLNQLTPGQSPQEDSELLQQLYQVCREMQSRVVELIPRLLDEGLIEELLVVNDDLNNAFLRYDRFDRLNKAQRTATEQQTPARAANLIDLSPVPQSLSQPATTSVAASQPAFSAPSNQRQAANHTCLCASGAPEEDEFDMFAQTRGSSLADQRKSMRYEDPGAVEGLAGALDTRLQVTGAIPSSKPGPKNSTLGDIDRWLSADTETQPEAGDREGLTSEEFDKFLEERAKVADHIPSTHSLPPVSSRPPPQSARPQERSHDQLFSL
- the LOC115120706 gene encoding target of Myb1 membrane trafficking protein-like isoform X5 gives rise to the protein MEFLIGSPFSSPVGQRIERATSAALHAEDWALNMEICDIINETDEGPKDAVRAIKKRIVGNKSFREIMLALTVLEACVKNCGHRFHVLVASQDFVEGVLVRAILPKNNPPTTLHDRVLSLIQAWADAFRSSPSLGGVVCVYEDLRRRGLEFPMTDLDALSPIHTPLRSIPENDSSVTVPAPPPQSQTPRGLAASSPTQAALTAVPPQLSDGPISISPEQAQKLRVDLALVRGNLTVMTEMLNQLTPGQSPQEDSELLQQLYQVCREMQSRVVELIPRLLDEGLIEELLVVNDDLNNAFLRYDRFDRLNKAQRTATEQQTPARAANLIDLSPVPQSLSQPATTSVAASQPAFSAPSNQRQAANHSAPEEDEFDMFAQTRGSSLADQRKSHYYKPSSPQQPPLM
- the LOC115120706 gene encoding target of Myb1 membrane trafficking protein-like isoform X4 gives rise to the protein MEFLIGSPFSSPVGQRIERATSAALHAEDWALNMEICDIINETDEGPKDAVRAIKKRIVGNKSFREIMLALTVLEACVKNCGHRFHVLVASQDFVEGVLVRAILPKNNPPTTLHDRVLSLIQAWADAFRSSPSLGGVVCVYEDLRRRGLEFPMTDLDALSPIHTPLRSIPENDSSVTVPAPPPQSQTPRGLAASSPTQAALTAVPPQLSDGPISISPEQAQKLRVDLALVRGNLTVMTEMLNQLTPGQSPQEDSELLQQLYQVCREMQSRVVELIPRLLDEGLIEELLVVNDDLNNAFLRYDRFDRLNKAQRTATEQQTPARAANLIDLSPVPQSLSQPATTSVAASQPAFSAPSNQRQAANHTCLCASGAPEEDEFDMFAQTRGSSLADQRKSHYYKPSSPQQPPLM